A stretch of Streptococcus chenjunshii DNA encodes these proteins:
- a CDS encoding LacI family DNA-binding transcriptional regulator: protein MKKHSIKDIAQLSGVSVATVSRVINNNGRFSEETRRKVLQVIEETGYHTNYNAKGLRMKRSYAIGIIVPDITNYFFAKLIENIEGLLFEKGYSAIICNTARNSQKEKSYLAMLENKGVDGMIIISGAEIFSFPSHEGKTPPYICIDREPESLSDTVFISSDHKDGAVQAANFLFDSGCRQPLILTHSLLTQTGQKRLQGFIQALADHQLDFQEQLNHISLDRDNPAAYDQAARFLTSHPEIDGIFAINDLLAIEIQNVIIQTGLNKRHYKIVGFDDSPMVSLTAPKISSIRQDIPKLAEISVEKILQLLQGSNDLGKMFSVPVQLIKR, encoded by the coding sequence ATGAAAAAACACTCTATTAAGGACATCGCTCAACTCAGCGGTGTCTCTGTTGCTACAGTTTCGCGCGTTATTAACAATAACGGCCGATTCTCTGAAGAGACCCGCCGAAAAGTTTTGCAGGTCATTGAAGAAACAGGCTATCATACGAATTACAATGCTAAAGGCTTGCGGATGAAACGTTCTTATGCTATTGGTATCATCGTTCCTGATATTACCAATTATTTTTTTGCCAAACTGATTGAAAATATCGAAGGTCTTCTCTTTGAGAAGGGCTACTCTGCTATTATTTGCAATACTGCCCGCAACAGCCAAAAGGAAAAGTCTTATCTGGCTATGCTGGAAAATAAAGGTGTAGATGGTATGATTATCATTTCCGGCGCCGAAATATTTTCATTTCCTTCACACGAAGGCAAAACTCCCCCTTATATTTGCATTGACAGAGAACCCGAAAGCCTGTCCGATACTGTCTTCATTTCTTCTGATCATAAAGATGGTGCAGTTCAGGCAGCTAACTTTTTATTTGATTCAGGCTGCAGGCAGCCGCTTATCCTCACCCATTCTCTTCTGACCCAAACAGGCCAAAAAAGGCTGCAGGGCTTTATTCAGGCTTTAGCAGATCATCAGCTGGACTTCCAAGAGCAGCTCAACCACATCAGTCTTGACAGAGATAATCCTGCTGCTTATGATCAGGCTGCACGTTTTTTAACCAGCCATCCAGAAATAGATGGGATATTTGCGATCAATGACTTGCTGGCCATCGAAATCCAAAATGTTATCATACAGACGGGATTAAATAAACGCCATTATAAAATTGTCGGTTTTGATGATTCACCGATGGTCTCCCTCACTGCCCCTAAAATCTCATCAATCCGTCAGGATATTCCCAAGCTGGCAGAAATCAGTGTAGAAAAAATTCTGCAGCTTTTGCAGGGCAGCAATGACTTGGGAAAAATGTTCTCTGTGCCAGTCCAATTAATTAAAAGATAA
- a CDS encoding DUF960 domain-containing protein — MAFNNTKERYASFGVATSLPHEIIDIFWELLDHYLKNVVPLDTLLTFQLIKHQGKLSFAYQDSKRELFIIFDYNTPYDPFYPETVNIVDDHGIETILLPHELN; from the coding sequence ATGGCATTTAATAATACAAAAGAAAGATATGCAAGCTTTGGTGTTGCAACAAGTCTGCCTCATGAAATCATTGACATTTTCTGGGAGCTTCTAGACCATTATTTAAAAAATGTTGTTCCTTTAGACACACTCTTGACCTTCCAGTTAATTAAGCATCAAGGAAAACTTTCCTTTGCTTATCAGGACAGCAAAAGAGAACTGTTCATCATTTTTGACTATAACACACCCTATGATCCTTTTTATCCCGAAACAGTTAATATTGTAGACGATCACGGAATAGAAACCATCCTCCTTCCGCATGAATTAAATTAA
- the rlmD gene encoding 23S rRNA (uracil(1939)-C(5))-methyltransferase RlmD — MNLSVKQKIPLKIKRLGINGEGIGFYKKTLIFVPGALQGEDVFCQITSVKKNFAEAKLLKINKKSKFRVKPACSVYDLCGGCQLMHLRYDKQLVYKEDIIRQALKKFKPKGYEHYEIRPTIGMTDPKHYRAKLQFQVRSFSGSVMSGLYAAGSHRLIAVEDCFVQDKLTQQVMNTVSRLLEKYRLPIYNERRSAGVRTVMIRKAQATGQLQLIFIVSKTLDLTEVINDLVDQYPEIKTIALNINTRKTSEIYGEKTIVLWGEDTIEEEVLDYRFELSPRAFYQLNPQQTQILYQEAVKALEITGEEDVLDAYCGVGTIGLAFARKVKSIRGMDIIPEAIADAKRNAERLGLTNTHYEVGKAEDIIPKWYKNGYRATALIVDPPRTGLDSKLLATILRFPPPKMVYVSCNTSTLARDLTKLTAVYQVKYIQSIDMFPHTSRTEAVVKLEKKQNKKQDT, encoded by the coding sequence ATGAATTTATCAGTAAAGCAGAAAATTCCGTTAAAAATCAAGCGTTTAGGTATTAACGGTGAAGGAATTGGTTTTTATAAAAAAACGTTAATTTTCGTGCCGGGTGCTTTGCAAGGCGAAGATGTTTTTTGTCAAATTACCAGCGTAAAAAAAAATTTTGCTGAGGCGAAACTTTTAAAGATTAATAAAAAATCAAAATTTAGAGTCAAACCCGCCTGTTCGGTATACGATCTCTGCGGAGGCTGCCAGCTAATGCATCTTCGCTATGATAAGCAGTTGGTTTATAAAGAAGATATTATCAGGCAGGCATTAAAAAAATTCAAACCTAAGGGCTACGAGCACTATGAGATTCGGCCGACAATAGGTATGACTGATCCTAAGCACTATCGGGCAAAACTGCAGTTTCAGGTCCGCTCTTTTTCCGGCAGTGTTATGTCCGGTCTGTATGCTGCCGGCAGTCATCGTCTCATCGCCGTAGAGGACTGCTTTGTTCAGGATAAATTAACACAGCAAGTGATGAATACTGTAAGCAGATTACTGGAAAAATACCGTCTTCCTATATACAATGAGAGACGATCTGCCGGTGTCCGCACGGTAATGATTCGCAAAGCTCAGGCCACCGGCCAATTACAGCTTATTTTTATTGTCAGTAAAACACTTGACCTCACCGAAGTCATTAACGATTTAGTTGACCAATATCCAGAGATAAAGACAATTGCTCTAAATATCAATACACGTAAAACCAGTGAGATCTACGGAGAAAAAACGATTGTTCTTTGGGGAGAGGATACTATCGAGGAAGAAGTTTTAGACTATCGTTTTGAACTGTCACCGCGCGCTTTTTATCAGCTCAATCCTCAGCAGACCCAGATTTTGTATCAGGAAGCTGTTAAGGCTTTGGAAATCACTGGCGAAGAAGATGTGCTGGATGCATACTGTGGTGTAGGAACTATTGGCTTGGCTTTTGCCCGAAAAGTCAAATCAATACGGGGGATGGATATTATTCCTGAGGCCATTGCTGATGCAAAACGCAATGCAGAACGACTGGGGCTGACTAATACACACTATGAAGTCGGCAAAGCTGAAGATATTATCCCTAAATGGTATAAAAACGGCTATCGAGCGACAGCTCTGATTGTTGATCCGCCAAGAACCGGGCTTGATTCGAAACTGTTAGCAACCATTTTACGTTTTCCTCCTCCTAAAATGGTCTATGTCTCTTGCAATACGTCGACTCTGGCTCGTGATTTGACAAAGCTGACCGCTGTTTATCAAGTTAAGTATATTCAGTCCATAGATATGTTTCCGCACACTTCAAGGACAGAGGCCGTCGTCAAATTGGAAAAGAAGCAAAATAAGAAACAGGATACTTAA
- a CDS encoding NADH-dependent flavin oxidoreductase, whose protein sequence is MSHLFEELTLPVSGVTLKNRIAMSPMTTESAYFDGSVPQELLDYYEHRSGDAAMIVVESCFIEDKGRGFSGALGIDSDDKVESLSYLAKTIKAKGSLAVAQIYHAGRMAFPDMNGGAIPIAPSPVAALRPNAPVPTEMTHQQVLDMIQLFANAARRAIKAGFDGIELHGANTYLLQQFFSPHSNRRTDAWGGSRSKRAHFAIEVIKAVKAVIKEEGAANFILGYRFSPEELEEPGIRFDDTMYFLNTIAEYGLDYVHFSMGAYTRGSIVDTTDPTLLIEKYLEQRSEALAAIPVMGVGAIVQRKDADQALELGYDLVAVGKAFLVEPDWVEKVRHNEPVQDFADIHQRQELVIPIPLWKFMDETFFLVKDAEEEKRKAERLQELLKAKLHFKAGDYEVTARGHNNDLPMVVSFSDDRITQITIDNSGESEGLSDTVIDTLPEQIISAQTLNVDAVSGASATSQGVIDGVAEAVELAGGQESVEVLKARPKPVRERSTEVVDETFDVVVVGGGAAGIAAALRAEQEGLSVVMLEKLSFIGGAISVSGGNQVVMGSKLQKQAGVSDDSALLMVADFLKNGNNKNVVELLALLADNVGQTTDWVHDYVGVRYDMTEGLHILAEYSRDRELAYEDGGHGFAAAVRQKMAESSVKLYLNTKATKLISDGKGGVSGLTAIEESGKTHQITAKAVILTTGGYGHNKNLLSEELRDVLFYGTNGSMGEGLLMAQAHGIEAATRMMEYGKIYPNGIEVSTGVAKSTIGGNIAVLRENALLVNTNGQRVVNERASNHDILDVLMEQDPKMLYILMDQEHFDIFKEEVAEGGISQIDIKQWLDNNGSQTPYFFHADTLEELAKLAGMDKNSLVNTVSRYNQFVADGRDQDFDRQHQFLQKPVGQGPYYLVEQKPRFATTMGGLVVNTNLQVVNSQGSLIEGLYAAGEVVGGVMGTDSPSGANNAWALTSGKLAAESVYRSTND, encoded by the coding sequence ATGTCACATTTATTTGAAGAACTCACTTTACCTGTGTCAGGTGTGACGCTGAAAAACCGTATCGCTATGTCTCCGATGACAACCGAATCCGCATATTTTGACGGTAGTGTTCCGCAGGAACTGCTGGATTATTATGAGCATCGTTCCGGAGATGCGGCAATGATTGTTGTTGAGAGCTGTTTTATCGAAGATAAAGGGCGCGGCTTTTCCGGGGCTCTGGGAATTGACAGCGATGATAAAGTCGAGAGTCTCTCTTATTTAGCTAAGACGATCAAGGCTAAAGGTTCTTTGGCTGTTGCTCAGATTTATCATGCTGGACGTATGGCTTTTCCGGATATGAACGGCGGTGCTATCCCAATAGCTCCCAGTCCTGTAGCTGCTCTGCGTCCAAATGCTCCAGTTCCAACAGAGATGACTCATCAGCAAGTTTTAGACATGATTCAGCTCTTTGCTAATGCAGCTCGACGTGCTATTAAAGCTGGTTTTGATGGGATCGAGCTTCATGGTGCCAATACTTATCTTTTGCAGCAGTTTTTCTCTCCTCATTCTAATCGGCGTACAGATGCTTGGGGCGGCTCGCGCAGTAAAAGGGCTCATTTTGCCATTGAGGTGATTAAGGCAGTAAAAGCTGTCATTAAAGAAGAAGGGGCTGCGAATTTTATTTTAGGTTACCGCTTTTCTCCTGAGGAATTGGAAGAGCCGGGTATTCGTTTTGATGATACCATGTATTTTTTGAATACAATTGCAGAATACGGTTTAGATTATGTTCACTTTTCTATGGGAGCTTATACTCGCGGTTCCATTGTAGATACGACAGATCCTACCTTGTTGATTGAAAAATATCTTGAGCAGCGTTCAGAAGCTTTAGCAGCTATTCCAGTTATGGGAGTTGGGGCGATTGTTCAGCGTAAGGATGCCGACCAAGCGCTTGAACTTGGCTATGACTTAGTTGCCGTTGGAAAGGCCTTTTTAGTAGAGCCCGATTGGGTTGAAAAGGTGCGCCATAATGAACCTGTACAAGACTTTGCCGATATCCATCAGCGTCAGGAATTGGTGATTCCGATTCCACTCTGGAAGTTTATGGATGAAACGTTCTTTTTGGTTAAAGATGCTGAGGAGGAAAAACGAAAAGCAGAGCGTTTGCAAGAGCTGTTAAAGGCAAAACTGCACTTTAAAGCAGGGGATTATGAGGTTACAGCCAGGGGACATAATAACGATCTGCCGATGGTTGTCAGTTTTTCTGATGACCGGATTACTCAGATCACTATTGACAATTCAGGAGAGTCAGAAGGTCTCTCCGATACCGTTATTGACACATTGCCTGAACAAATCATCTCAGCTCAGACGCTGAATGTTGATGCTGTCAGCGGTGCTTCGGCTACCTCCCAAGGAGTTATAGATGGAGTAGCAGAAGCTGTAGAATTAGCTGGCGGTCAAGAAAGTGTTGAGGTTTTAAAAGCACGTCCTAAACCGGTTAGAGAACGTTCAACAGAAGTTGTTGATGAGACGTTTGATGTTGTTGTTGTTGGCGGCGGAGCTGCTGGGATTGCAGCTGCACTTCGGGCCGAACAAGAGGGGCTTTCCGTTGTTATGCTTGAAAAGCTTAGCTTTATCGGTGGTGCCATTTCTGTTTCAGGCGGCAATCAGGTTGTCATGGGCTCTAAATTACAAAAGCAGGCAGGGGTAAGTGACGATTCTGCTTTGCTTATGGTAGCTGATTTTCTTAAAAACGGTAATAATAAAAACGTTGTTGAACTGCTGGCTCTGCTGGCTGACAATGTCGGACAGACAACTGACTGGGTGCATGATTATGTAGGTGTACGGTATGATATGACTGAAGGTCTTCATATTCTTGCAGAGTACAGCCGTGATCGGGAATTGGCTTATGAAGATGGAGGCCATGGGTTTGCAGCAGCTGTTCGGCAAAAAATGGCAGAGAGCTCTGTCAAACTTTATCTTAATACCAAAGCTACTAAGCTGATTTCAGATGGCAAAGGCGGTGTCAGCGGTCTGACAGCGATCGAAGAGAGCGGCAAAACCCATCAAATTACTGCAAAAGCAGTTATTTTAACAACCGGCGGTTACGGGCATAATAAGAACCTTCTCAGTGAAGAGTTGAGGGATGTGCTTTTCTACGGAACCAACGGTTCAATGGGTGAAGGTCTGCTGATGGCGCAGGCACACGGCATTGAAGCTGCAACGCGGATGATGGAATATGGGAAAATTTATCCCAATGGTATTGAAGTATCAACTGGCGTTGCTAAATCAACTATCGGCGGCAATATTGCTGTTTTGCGTGAAAATGCTTTGCTGGTTAATACCAATGGTCAGCGTGTCGTCAATGAACGTGCCAGCAACCATGACATTCTGGATGTACTGATGGAGCAGGATCCTAAGATGCTTTATATTTTGATGGATCAGGAACATTTTGATATTTTTAAAGAAGAAGTGGCAGAAGGCGGTATTTCGCAGATTGATATCAAGCAGTGGCTGGATAATAATGGCAGCCAAACCCCTTATTTCTTCCATGCTGACACATTAGAGGAATTGGCTAAGCTGGCTGGTATGGATAAAAACAGCCTTGTTAATACTGTCAGCCGTTACAACCAGTTTGTAGCAGACGGCAGAGATCAGGACTTTGACCGCCAGCATCAATTTTTACAGAAACCGGTCGGACAGGGTCCATACTATCTAGTAGAACAAAAGCCGCGTTTTGCTACAACCATGGGCGGTTTAGTTGTCAATACTAATTTACAGGTTGTTAACAGTCAAGGCAGCCTGATTGAAGGTCTTTATGCTGCCGGAGAAGTTGTCGGCGGTGTTATGGGGACGGATTCGCCATCCGGAGCCAATAATGCTTGGGCACTGACTTCAGGGAAACTGGCAGCTGAGAGTGTTTACAGAAGTACCAATGATTAA
- the rpe gene encoding ribulose-phosphate 3-epimerase, whose amino-acid sequence MTQLLCPSMMCADFACLEDEVERLDQAGFDIFHMDFMDGSFVPNFGMGLQDFELVRKTTAKPVDVHLMIQNPGRYVDKFAALGADIIYIHPEADQQVTRTLARIKEKGKKAGVAINPGTSAESIKPFLSLVDYVLIMTVNPGFAGQNYLDFVEDKILDFVNLKPHFDYEIMVDGAISPEHIKRLSRLGVKGFILGTSSVFGKDRTYQEIEKELRG is encoded by the coding sequence ATGACTCAATTACTGTGTCCATCGATGATGTGCGCTGATTTTGCTTGTCTGGAAGATGAGGTTGAAAGACTGGATCAAGCAGGTTTTGATATCTTCCATATGGACTTTATGGATGGTTCTTTTGTCCCTAATTTTGGAATGGGGCTGCAGGATTTTGAACTGGTCAGGAAAACGACAGCCAAGCCGGTTGATGTCCATTTAATGATTCAAAATCCGGGGCGGTATGTTGATAAATTCGCGGCTTTAGGAGCTGATATTATCTATATCCATCCTGAGGCAGATCAGCAGGTAACCAGAACATTGGCCCGTATCAAAGAAAAAGGGAAAAAAGCAGGTGTAGCCATTAATCCTGGGACATCTGCTGAAAGTATCAAACCTTTTTTGTCTTTGGTAGACTACGTTTTGATTATGACGGTTAATCCTGGTTTTGCAGGGCAGAACTATTTAGATTTTGTTGAGGATAAAATTCTTGATTTTGTTAATCTGAAGCCTCATTTCGACTATGAAATCATGGTTGACGGTGCAATTTCACCAGAGCATATTAAACGTTTAAGCCGTCTTGGAGTTAAAGGTTTTATCTTAGGGACGTCTTCTGTTTTCGGGAAAGACCGGACTTATCAGGAAATTGAAAAAGAATTGCGAGGATAA
- the recX gene encoding recombination regulator RecX, with product MKITKIEKKKQHYLLEIDGKDQLYITQDTIVRFLLSKGMQLNQQLLTEIKEFAQFSFGKNSALHYLSFKQRSETEVNNYLKKHDFQDQIIGRIIADLKDNRWIDDQKYAETLIQQNLTAGDKGPYLLKQKLRQKGVAEAVADQELAKTDFSPVADRVSQKLFKKYQNKLPETGLRNKIIQSLTVKGFSYEEAKKTFAALSIETSDEIQEQLLDKELEKAYRRYSKKYEGYALKQRLIQYLARKGFSFDAIDRALRNYQ from the coding sequence ATGAAAATCACAAAAATAGAAAAGAAAAAACAGCACTATCTGCTTGAAATTGATGGCAAGGATCAGCTTTATATAACCCAAGATACGATTGTCCGCTTTTTGCTTAGCAAGGGTATGCAGCTCAATCAACAGCTCTTAACCGAAATTAAAGAATTTGCCCAATTCTCATTCGGCAAAAATTCGGCGCTTCACTACCTTTCCTTTAAACAGAGAAGTGAAACAGAAGTCAACAATTACCTGAAAAAACATGACTTTCAAGACCAAATAATAGGACGAATCATTGCTGACCTCAAAGACAACCGATGGATTGATGATCAAAAATATGCCGAAACTCTGATCCAGCAAAATCTGACTGCAGGTGATAAAGGACCGTATCTACTTAAGCAGAAGCTACGACAAAAAGGGGTTGCTGAAGCTGTTGCAGATCAGGAGTTGGCTAAAACCGATTTCAGCCCTGTTGCTGACAGAGTCAGCCAAAAACTGTTTAAAAAATATCAGAATAAACTGCCCGAAACTGGGCTGCGAAATAAAATTATTCAATCGTTAACAGTAAAAGGATTCAGCTATGAAGAAGCCAAAAAGACTTTTGCAGCATTAAGTATCGAAACAAGTGACGAAATTCAAGAGCAGCTCCTTGATAAAGAACTTGAGAAAGCCTATCGAAGATACAGCAAAAAATATGAAGGTTACGCCTTAAAACAGCGTTTAATCCAATATTTAGCCCGCAAAGGCTTTTCATTTGATGCTATAGATAGGGCTTTACGCAACTATCAATAA
- a CDS encoding nucleoside tri-diphosphate phosphatase, whose product MKLPKEGDFITIQSYKHDGSLHRSWRDTMVLKTTENAVIGVNDHTLVTENDGRRWVTREPAIVYFHKKFWFNIIAMIRDNGVSYYCNLASPYILDEEALKYIDYDLDVKVFANGEKKLLDVDEYESHKQKMNYPSDIDFILKENVKILVAWINDGKGPFSQSYINIWYKRYLELKNR is encoded by the coding sequence ATGAAATTACCTAAGGAAGGCGACTTTATTACAATTCAAAGTTATAAACATGATGGCAGTTTGCACCGAAGCTGGCGCGACACTATGGTACTAAAGACCACCGAAAATGCTGTTATAGGGGTCAATGATCACACACTCGTCACAGAGAATGATGGCAGACGATGGGTCACACGTGAACCCGCAATCGTCTATTTTCACAAAAAGTTTTGGTTTAATATTATTGCAATGATAAGGGATAACGGGGTCTCCTACTACTGTAATTTAGCAAGTCCTTATATTCTGGATGAAGAAGCGCTGAAATATATCGATTATGACCTAGATGTTAAAGTTTTCGCTAACGGCGAGAAAAAACTCTTAGATGTTGATGAATATGAATCACATAAACAAAAAATGAACTACCCTTCAGATATTGATTTTATCTTAAAAGAGAATGTTAAAATATTAGTTGCCTGGATTAACGATGGCAAGGGGCCCTTTTCGCAATCTTATATCAACATTTGGTACAAACGTTATCTTGAACTGAAGAATCGTTAA
- the rpiB gene encoding ribose 5-phosphate isomerase B — protein sequence MRLAIGSDHVGLELKPIIIDYLQELGHEVVDFGPYSGERADYPSYGKKVAEEVAAGKFDLGVLICGTGVGISIAANKVKGIRAVVCSEPYSAKLSRQHNNTNILAFGARVIGPELAKMIVKEWLEAEFEGGRHAKRVDMIKAMETGENS from the coding sequence ATGAGATTAGCGATTGGGAGTGACCATGTCGGTTTGGAATTAAAACCAATTATTATTGACTATCTTCAGGAGTTAGGGCATGAAGTCGTGGATTTTGGTCCTTATTCGGGAGAACGGGCTGATTATCCAAGTTACGGAAAGAAAGTTGCGGAAGAAGTAGCAGCCGGCAAATTTGACTTAGGAGTTTTGATTTGCGGTACAGGGGTAGGGATATCGATTGCTGCCAATAAAGTCAAAGGAATCCGTGCAGTCGTTTGCAGTGAGCCCTACTCTGCTAAACTGTCCAGACAGCATAATAATACCAATATTCTGGCCTTTGGCGCCAGAGTTATCGGACCGGAGCTGGCAAAAATGATTGTCAAAGAATGGCTGGAAGCTGAATTTGAAGGCGGCCGTCATGCTAAACGGGTTGATATGATTAAAGCTATGGAGACAGGAGAAAACAGCTAG